The Silurus meridionalis isolate SWU-2019-XX chromosome 6, ASM1480568v1, whole genome shotgun sequence genome contains the following window.
TCCAGTtagatatttaaaattttagatTACTGTCAAGAGCTACTGCTGTTACACAGAATGGCCTGATCATGGTGACGAAGCACAGAAAATTAAATTCACTATAGCAGGGGGggcaaccagtcagagaccgagagccacatttttgactgtgttaccgcaaagagccacatcatacacatgggcacacattaacatcacccatcccttactcttacacgcatacacacacacacacacacacacacacacacacacacacacacacaccaacataatgacagaaattgactcctacagttctaagaccacaggacagtcattttcaacaatgaacattagtttaaccaagtccacaaacagaaatataataatttacaatagcgtttttcttttaatgcatgttacttagtgggacttttggcatccttgccttaaacaatccccctcaaatctgcctcgtattccgttgttgccactcgaagcaattctttcacatgtgtgtcagtcagaacagatcaatGCTTTGATtgcacgtgtttcagggtagaaaacacagactttgtggggtttttatgtgtgttcacttcgcttgagtttaatgcggtattttcgtcaaatgcgcatatgcgtgagatgaatataacgcaggggtgggcaattaatttttacaaggggccacatgagaaacctgaattgtgtcagagggccacaccaacgataatattttagggatgcaccgaaatgaaaattcaattcaaaaggcaatgaaatccataattttgtGTGTTATGACTTTTGCCTCGGCatcatcactggaaaactttcctgccttttcaaaagcgtcctctacagacggagtgcgcatgctcggattgactttacttttctgcgccgcgttcttctcatatttagaaggcaatcggTATGTTTGGAATTCAGGttataaattaaacccgacttggagaaactctttgcagatacaccccccctccccctcttaaaatttcagcattgcatgttttgcacatcgctctccacacaccgcagacatgttgctctgatccagataaccgtgtgctgctgcgcttttttattgcgtcattataattgtgtttctgccgtgttgtttcggtgatttagggattaccgaaaattctcggtgcatccctgtaatttatgattgcctcatgccaaggtctgatataccgcaaagtttcccagtaggggcgagttcatttaagtcttaaaaataccgtattgaacttaagcaaagcgaacacgcacattaaaaatcaaacacacacaaatcgatatgaacgtaagagccgcataaaaccagccaaagagccgcatgcggctcgcgagccacgggttggccacccctgcactTCAGCATTAAACACAAGTCTTAAGTCGTAAGCAGGACTAAGGAATAGGTCAAAATGCAATACTGGTCTAGGCCTTTTGGTAACATGAACAAGAAATCTTTATCACAAGAACACCAGTATTTTTATGCAagttaaacttttattattttttaagaatttacatgatggatttaaaaaaagaaaaaaaaataatgatttgtgATGCTGATTAATTTTCCATGTAACCAACAGACCTAGACCAGTGTAGTGTTTTGACCCATATACTggtaatattttatagatatttctctatagatattttttgtagatattgtagatatttgttttgttgttgtacaTCATATTTGCCTGTACACCATAGCATAACATACATTGGTCAGCAATAggcacaaacatatatacagctTATTTACTGGGGTTTCTGGTTTCAGAGCTCAGCATGCAATGTAAAATTAGCAAATTTGCCCACTCTTCTCAAGATGTTCttctaaaacacacaagaatgCGTCATGGAGGATGAGTAAattggaattgtttttatgacaaCTGTATTTGCACCTTTAAAACCCAAAGTGCACTTGTGGCAGCGGGAGGGTGGCTGAGCGTCGGTTTGTAAATGGAGGGCGAGgccgggagcagataggcaggggattgcctcacctgaagtcAATATGACCTAATgattattctttcttttccagTGATCGGAGgatgcatttaaggaggagagagtgtgtgtgtagatggtgtgtgtgtgtgcgcgtgtgccagagacgtgctgcgtgggCACTAAGCAGACAGACACGAgataaaacggaaataaaagGTGCTGTAAAGCCTATgcacctgacctgttgtggcATTCCTTCTTCCCGCATTTACACGCTCTCCCACAGTGGTGCCAAAACCcgggaaaaaggaaaaggggGACACAGATCAGGAAATAATGGAACCTTCACAGTTGGCGGAGCTCATTAAGGCGATCGCTAAGCTCCAGCAGACCCAGCACCAGGCCCTCCTTCAGGTGCGTGCCGAGCAGGAACAGCGGTTCGAGGAAGTGATCCGAGCACAGGCGGAGGACCGGGCGGCATTCCGGAGCGCTCTGAGCTCAAAAGAGGCTCGGTAAACCGCCCGCCTACTATCCCGCTGACGAAAATGGGCACGCAGGACGATGTGGAGGCTTTCCTGGAGATGTTTGAGTGTGTAGCGGTCACTGGGAAATGGACCGGGATGGAGAGAGCTCTCCGCCTGCTGCCGCTGCTTTCCGGAAAAGCCCAGCTCGCCTAAAGCGGGCGATCTTCCAGCGAGTGGGGCGAACACCGAAGCAGCACCGACAGCAGTTTTGGTTCTGGATCGCGTGGTGTTGGAGCAGTTCATCGTCCGGGTGCCAGTGACTGGAAAACGTGGAGAAGGCGGTATAGCTGGCAGAGGACCACCTGGTGGCGTATGCAGGGGCAGGCGGATCCCCTGGGTCTCCTTCCGACTCTCCTTCTTCCCTGTCACCTTGTTCTTCTCCCACTTCTCCCATTCCCTTAGCGAGGAAATGTCCAGTagctaattaaactaatatacagTCATTACGTTAAACCATATGATAGCTGCTACATCTCCACATATCGTAAATCTGTCTGGCAGGATTTCATAATTCCTgtaatttttgcatttttttggttaCTTTTGTAAACATAGTTTCCACAGTCTTTGATATGACACACAGAATTGaactcaggtgcatcctgtttccactgatcattttttagatgtttctacaacttgattaaGTCCACCTGTGgttaattcagttgattggacatgatttggaaagacacacacttgtttatagaaggtcccacagttacagTGCATGCCAAAGCACAAACTAAGTCATGAAgaccaaggaattgtctgtggACCTCAGAGACaagattgtatcgaggcacagatctggggaagggggAAGTTCTGCAGAATTGAAGGTCCCACTAAGCACAGTCACCTCCAACATGTGTAAATGGAAGATGTTTGGAACTACCAGGACTATTTTTGAAACAGACCTGCCCaccaaactgagcgatcagagaaaaagggccttagtcagggaggtgaccaagaacctaatggtcactctgaaagacctccagtgtttctctgtggagagaggagaaccttccagaagaacaaccatatCTGCAGTACTCCACTAATCGGGCcggtatggtagagtggccaggcagaagccactcctcagtaaaagacacatgacagcccacctaAAGTTTGCCAAAAGAACTCTCAGACAATAAGAAACAAAATTCtctggcctgaatgccaagcgtcatgtctggaggaaaccaggcaccgctcatcacctggccaataccctccctacagtaaagcatggtggtggcagcatcatgctgtggggatgtttttcagcggcAGGAAATTGGAGACTGGTCAGGATCGAAGGAAAGATGATTGTGGCAATGTACAGAGATGTCCTTGTTAAAAAACCCGCTCCAGAACGTtttggacctcagactggggcaacagttcatcttccaacagaaCAACGATCCTAAGAACACatccaagataacaaaggagtgtgTACAGGACGACTCTGTTAATGTCCTCGAGTGGTCCAGACAGAACCCAGATTTCAACACAATTGAACTTTCACGTTGTCAtaatggggttttgtttgtagaattttgagggaAAAACCATTTAGTCCATTTTGGAaaaaagctgtaacataacaaaatgtggaaaaagtgaggCACTGtgaatgatatatatatatatatatatatatatatatatatatatatatatatatatatatatatatatatatattagtttgtgtgtgtgtgtgtgtgtgtgtgtgtgtgttcaggactgtgtgttgatgtttatttctgtgaatTTGTGCCCTCTGTCTGTGTAAAAGAAGAACTTTAAAGAGTTTATAAAAGTTAAAAACCCTGACAGGAGGGGGCGCTGCTACCGCCTTTCTTCCATGCACACACTGAATAATGAAAGCAAATCTGTAAGCTGCATCATTTATTAGTTTCCTGCTGTGgattgtgtttatttagtttcataaatgttcttcACTGAACTCATGGTGGATCAGCACCTGGATCTGTTCACACATTAAAGCAGGTGTCAGCCTGCATCAGCTTCTCCTACAGGAGATAAAGACCAAGAACACACCTGGACACATCTAACCTTGTTCCTACATTACactgactttgtgtgtgtgtgtgtgtgtgtgtgtgtgtgtgtgtgtgtgtgttcaggtctgTTTGTACTtaacttttttaattgaatttgtctgtgtatagtataatacagATAATTTGtttatcagacacacacacacacacacacacacacacagaaagacgTGCTGCACGTGTAATGATGTAACCAGTAACCACAGGCAGCTGCATGTTCCAGGACCTGATTATGTTCTTCCTTCAGGTGCACATTAATTCCTGTAATTGTGACTTGCACAGGGGGCGGAGCTTCCTCTTACAGAACCCACGGTTATGGAGGAGCTTTTATTTGTTCAGgacttttcttctttctgaacatcatCTAACTTCACATGTAGTCtcaatttcctgttataatgaaAGATGCcgctagattttgtggagatgttgtggagattctttcagctacaagggtgttaataaggtcaggtactgatgtaggtgaggtgaggaggctcctggggtgcagtcagggttcatattcatcccaataggattggagctctatagcaggagatcttccactctaacccatggaaagctgatcttcatggagctggcttcaaGCACgttttgtcatgttggaacaggtttgggtctcttagctAAATTGAAGGAAAATCTCATGCTAGaacatccagagacgtcctgtaCTGTTGTATGTTTCCAATTTTGTGCTAATAATTTTGTGCTAACAGGGaggaagcacatatgggtgtaaAAGTCACAATACTTTTCATCATAAAGTGTATTTATTGATGAGGCTGACAGAAGGAGGTGCTGAGGAACATTACTGGATCAGATATGAAACGCTGTATAGTATCAGTTACACCACAATGtgtatacactatacagtgttgtgttgtataTCGAGTTAATGTTCTTGATTCCACCCTAATGAtcctctctgtctgtttacATTCCTTACTTATCTGGGTTTCTGCTCAGTCCCGATGGTCTTACTAGCTCTGATCCTCATAACGTTCCATCTACAGCAACATGCCTGGAGATTCTCTGTTTGTAAACCAAACtgagaaaagcatttcagatacatgtttatgttttggTGTATATTCTTTGCTCTCTGAATAAACTCTTATTGTGTCCTTGAAATCGGAACCATGTCCTGATGTGTCACTTGGTCCTCCTCATCTTCTGTAAGATCATATCACATGGATTTCTCTAACAGACCCCTGAATCCTGAGGATAGGTTTTAGCGTAAAAGTGTGCTGGATTGATCTCCATGGTGTTCTCCAGACAAAGGTTGGTTTTGTGGGTTTTCTCAGGGCAGAATAGATGTTTTGGACTGAAATATTTGATGTTTGTTTAGTGTGGCGAGATCATGTTGAATGAACTGGTTCATGCCTTGTGTGTTAGGAAGATCTGTATAATAACATATATGTAACATACaaagatttataataaatacacacacacacagacgtgcTGCACGTGCCATCACATAACCACAGGGTTTTGTATATACATGTagacattattataaatttgcaaTGTAATGATggttcactctctctctcgcgcgcgcacacacacacacacacacacacacacacgtgcttgCATGTGCCATGACGTAACCACAGAGAACCGCATGTTCCAGTACCTGAGTGTGAGCTGCCTTCAAGTGCATCAAATCCTGTCATCTTTTTTTGTTGGATATTACCCATTAACTTCTGTTCTAGAAACACATTTCTGCACCACAGTAACATTTACACCATGTTGTTCTCATAGAAATGTGGCTGAAATCTGGCAATGTGTAATTACAGAGTTATTAACAGTTGTAGTTGTTTGCAGAGTCAGCATGATTTAGCATAAAGCTGGTGTATTGTTAGTGTGAGGTTTACACTCGTCTGACTGGAGGAACGCTTTTGTTCACTTTGCATTATTACCTTACACACAGTCCCTGTCgaaatactttattattttactacatagtatttattatattatgattatatattatattattatattattatttgtgttagtgtgaatgaaaaagtgtgtgatggGTCGACACATaacgtaacacacacacttcatcgtTTCACACTCGACAAAATATTTAGTAACAAAAACACATACTTtcatataaatacactactGTGTCTGTTTCATAATCTACAGTTTGTGTGTGGAAACTCTGAGTGTTTTATAGTGTTTGAGAAACtcctgcatgttcctttttattCCAAACAACAAACTCTGTAATGTAACGCCTTTGACCAAACTAATCtagaaatgtccagatgttccactttattattactttaaatcctcctcttcatcccagagcagttcagtaggtgtaatgactgggcaggtggttccatgataacAGTTACAGAACTCAGACCTGCTCTTCAgatcatcgtcttgttgtacggtgaagtcgcttccaatgagccgcagtccagacggaactgcatggttctgaagtgtggaatggagacatgttggttcactttcactttccagaatcttctctgctccaaaacaaccccaaaccattaatctttcacctccatgtgtgagtgtgggggtgagggagtctgatcacatcttctctcatgTTCACTTCTACTTTACTGTGTTTCTGTcttttactatagaaacaaaatgaacGTAAAGAACCATGAAAGACTCCACACTATTCTCTGTAATAACCAAtgtgatatttatattattttcatgcaataaataaatcagatttcTGTAAACATGGGGCATATGAGGAGAAAGGAGTGTAGGCATGGGTATATAATAAAAGAGTACATGATAAAAGAGTATTATGTGTATTTTGGATGAACTGAATCATGTTTTGGTATAAAATACACCACAGGAAAAAACGGTCTCTTTGTAAACGCCTCTAATAAACCCTGAGAATCGCGCAGCACTTGAACGCACCTCAGTGTCAGAGTGCCTAGTCATGCCGTGTGCGTCATCACGCTGTGCGTCATTACGTCACCTAAGCCGGTGTCGTCGTGCTGCAGTGCGCGCGCCTGTGACAGAAGTGAAGGGGGAGCTGAAGGAGAAACATCTCAGAGCTAAAGGTCAGTTTTcagctctttatttatttattacatcatttattatactttataccTCACATTACTCATTTAAAGAGCTTTTTACCGTCGGAAGGgtttttgttttacacaaaATGGCGGATATTCTGGTTAATAAATGTCGTTTATATTGGAGGAAAAACCGGTCTGAGGGAGAGATTAGCATCAGGCTAACATCCTGACAGgatttaaccacacacacacacacacacacacacacacacacacacacacacacacacacacacactcacacacacacacacacatacacacacacgttcattcgagggatgaaaataaatgaatttattgatGAAGGTCAAGCAACTTTGACCTTCATCAATAACTTAATTCATTTTATCTAGatatttacaaaacacacacatacatacatacatacatacatatatatatatatatatatatatatatatatatatatatatatatatatgtgtgagtgagaatCATGTAAATAAATCAGAGTTCTGGTGCTTTAGAGGTGAACTGAGTGGATTTGACTGATATCCAGGTTGAATCACACTTTAccataaccgattaatcaactgatAGTTTTATAAACATATACTGAATAAATAACAAACTAATATAACAATCCAtgtaaaacagtactgaatcatgaaaatgtgctaaataaaattaatatattcattatattaaaatacagtattgaGGTCAAATAAGTCgcatttaaactgaaacaaacaCTTCAAATAAATCACACTTTAATCAATAGCAtgtagtgtcagtgattcacctctagatgGCGCTCGTACTGTATAATGGCAGCGGCAGGTCTCAGTCGCTCGAGCAGCAGAAGAAACCTATCAGTAttgatttttgccgatagttccagcaatcaataTCAGTAGCGATTAATCAGCAGATCTGATGAATTGTTCGACCTCTGGTCATGGGTATATAATATAACCTAAAAACATGTTTAGTTTGTGTATTAGAATAAACTGACTGACTTTCTAACCTTATATCTGGAGCTACTGCAGGacaatgtacaatgttaaaagtgttacacaaataaaactcaaattaatttattatattatctttCCTCCTCCCAGTCCATCAAAATGTCCATTGTATCGTTTGATGATTATGAGGAGTCCAAGTTCCtcaggaaggccaaggagaaccCATTCGTCCCCATCGGTGAGAACTTCCTCTCCACTATCTACATGGTTGATTTGTCATACAGGAAGGTGGTCATCAGATAGAACCACAATACTAGGCTGGAGCCTGCTGATGGTGATAATCATAATAGTGTTGGTGATGAATGTGATTATGGAGATAAATTAAAGGTGTTTATGATGAACATGATGGATGTGGTAATGATCATTTAGAAAGTGTTGATGAAGtttgatagtggtgatgattgtgatgaagatggtgatcatttagaaggtggtggtggtggtgatgatgatgatcaagaTAGTGGTGActgtgatgaagatgattatCTAAAAGGTGTTGATAGTGGTTGTGATGAATGTGGTGATGGAGATAATTTTGAATGTGTTGGTGATAAACATGATGGTtatgatgctgatgctgattgTCTCCACAGGGATGGTGGGGTTCTTTGCGATCGTGGCCCACAGGCTGTATAAGATGAAGAGCAGGGGCAGTATGAAGATGTCTGTGCACCTGATCCATACGCGTGTGGTAGCACAGGGTTTCGTGGTGGGAGCCATGACCTTAGGTACCGttctacacaacactacactgaTACGGTGCTGCAGATACGTTCAGGTTGTCATGTATCTGTAGAGATCACGATCATGTACCATGAGATCACGATCAGATCCAGGTTAAAGGGTACGATCAGGGGGGggtgtggtgatgatgataattgtGTTTAAACATGTGATGTGGTTGCAGGTGTGATCTACTCCATGTATAAGGACTACGTGCTGAAGCCTGCTGAAGCTCGGAAAGCACTGGAGCAGAAAGCTAAGGAAAACCAGTGACCTGAGGAGCATCTCACTTCcaccaataataattaaatcttATTTTCATGTTGGCACCCAGGTGTCCTGTAGACACCTCACCTTCTTCTCAAGATCTTACTTATTTATCTTAAATAATATTATcagagtttatatttatttttttatataacatctACAATTCTGAACCACAAACCAGGACTCAGAGCAGAGTGGAGGCAGGAACACACTTCATACTGTCTTCAGTACAACCTGAAGCTAGCTGGGGCTTTAGCTCGGTACTAACATCACCAGCAGTGTTCGAGTTTAGCGTGTGACATCACAAAAATGGGATGAACATGGCATGAACACTGCACTTCATCTGTGGACCAAAAAAGATTCCTCAGAGTGGAACCTCTGTGGAATAGGGGGTTATACACGGAACCTTTCAGGGTTCTTTAATATTAATCTTATGTCACAGTACAGCTGCAGATATACAAATATACGCTAATGATAGTGACATTAGGAGTATTAATAGAGTAAAATGCCAACCTTTAaccatagtgtgtgtgtgcagttatCTAGCTCTGCTGATcgttatttaaaatgttctcagAGCAGTTCTACCTCAGAACCTTCTCTGTTGTAAGGTTCTACTTGGAACAATAAGAACAAACCAGCCAAAAAAACTTCAGGGTTGAAATGGTTACACCAGACGTGGGTGGTTGTGTCTCATTTGCATAAGCATTTGCATAGTTtaatgagggtgaagttgtAATGATGCCTTAACATCCAGGGAAGCTGATTATAATGTATTCACATACACTGCTATATGTGATGATGTCATCATTcaatacattgtgtgtgtgatgtaatgtactataataaaagaacacactttgTACACATCTTTATTACTAATAAAGtatcaatataaatgtatattctgAAACATTGTTCTACATATTTACCTTCTCCATCAACACCATGCACAGTGCGTATCAGGAACGGTTGTGCTGAAAGCATGGTATAATCAATGTAGTTCAGCTGAGATCTGCCTCCACTCGGCGGCGCCAAACTAATGTTTAAACTTCTGTTGATTAATGTATTCATAGAGAAATAAAGGAGTTTTATCACTGATGGAGGTGAATGTGATGAGTGCTCCTGCACTTTTTTGATGTTAgaagaaaatatttacaataccAATATCGATACCTCACAACCCAGTCACAAAGCTCTGACCAGTAACCAGACTGAATTTAACTTGAAAACCTCTAATTCAAGCTAATCACCTTATTGGTTGTACTTCTTTAATTTTAGTAGATTATTCTAAGCATTCCGtcttttcaattaatttattttggtcCTGGAGTCGCTTAGAACCTTGTGCTCGGCTAACTATACCTGCTCACGGAGGCAGTCcgaatcttagtcagaggatataacggtaaactGATATTCTTTATGTAGGCCAccaatgcttgctcatgcataaagaatatTGTATTTAGTCACTCAGTTATAACTTGCTAAAGTCAGagatagtcagaaatcagaaggtctcagacgttgtgctctatgctccatCTGTTCATGAGCCTTCAGTTTGTACTAACCTGGTCACAGATTTGCGGTAACGCCAGActacataatcaactagatataaatgatttcagaaaatttcagagttaatcaagaattttacatttatttgccaggaaataaacaataataaaatgtcacctttaaaacaaataatagaagaaagttGCATAACATGATCAACATTAAACCAAATACTTTAGTAATATAATTTACTAAAGAATTGTTAAAGAGTTACTGttgagatcatatttccaatcacactgagacctttaaaataatactaaacatgtgaaggtaaaatgtatacattcctaaattgtaattattacattatgcaaGTAAAGTAGCTTGAATTCCGGGACCTTCTCAGTCACCTTTCCATGACATGGCCATCTCCCCAGAAGGGAAAGagggggctcaa
Protein-coding sequences here:
- the higd1a gene encoding HIG1 domain family member 1A, mitochondrial produces the protein MSIVSFDDYEESKFLRKAKENPFVPIGMVGFFAIVAHRLYKMKSRGSMKMSVHLIHTRVVAQGFVVGAMTLGVIYSMYKDYVLKPAEARKALEQKAKENQ